GTGGAATAATTGCAAATATAACTTACGCAACATGTCTTGTAGCGGGAGTTGTTTCTAAGTTAAATTCACCGATGGGAACGCCGCGTTGCGCTACTTGTTAAGACCGAGGACGTACCGATGACTAAGCAAGCGTCACGGTTCTCAGCAGCAGCATCtagtaatttaaaataaagtgagaaacatacttattttatttttaaagaaaattttgtatcGATGTGCATAACTTTATAATATAGTGTGTTCAGGTATACATTTTTATCATTATATCTATGCACATACTTACAGGCCTCCTTCATCACACTCTCTTCCAAATATTCACCAAACCATACAATGTGAGGTCTCAGCAATCCTTTGCAGCCCCCTTTTTCGCAACAGGGTAAATCATCTTTCGGGATATCGGAAACCATAATGTTTGGATCTGGAGATCtatatatatcatttatattCGTTATATGATCTATATATACACCAGTCTCTGACACTCCATCTCACCCTTTTCCTTCCAACGCAGGGCATACTGGGATCTTTTTATTTATGGCAACCTCGTGGCATACAGTGCAACAGGTTTTGTAAAGCGAACCGTCAAGCTCCAGCCCTTTGATGAAGGTCGTCGATGTTTCGCGTTACGATAGTAACGGTTTTACCTTCTTTCTTGGCACGCTCTTGAAACGCCGCTATTGCTTCGTGAGCCTGGAAACACCGGTTACTGTAACAACAGACAAGGGATAGAAAGACCAACTGTCTGATTACTTTATTGGGTTTAGCTTCGCTCGCCACTCTTCTGCGGTACTCGTAAAATTCCCACACTAAAGATGGGTTTGCTGCAAACGCTTCCGCAGTCGCCAGATGTTGCGCCTGAAAT
Above is a genomic segment from Andrena cerasifolii isolate SP2316 chromosome 12, iyAndCera1_principal, whole genome shotgun sequence containing:
- the LOC143375445 gene encoding LOW QUALITY PROTEIN: NAD-dependent protein deacylase sirtuin-5, mitochondrial (The sequence of the model RefSeq protein was modified relative to this genomic sequence to represent the inferred CDS: inserted 4 bases in 2 codons) codes for the protein MNSFREALFNAKSVLILTGSGISAESGIPTFRGAGGFWRKFQAQHLATAEAFAANPSLVWEFYEYRRRVASEAKPNKAHEAIAAFQERAKKEGKTVTIVTRNIDDLHQRAGXLDGSLYKTCCTVCHEVAINKKIPVCPALEGKGSPDPNIMVSDIPKDDLPCCEKGGCKGLLRPHIVWFGEYLEESVMKEAYAAAENRDACLVIGTSSVLXQVAQRGVPIGEFNLETTPATRHVAYHIQGPCTTTVTEALEP